The Zingiber officinale cultivar Zhangliang chromosome 10A, Zo_v1.1, whole genome shotgun sequence genome contains a region encoding:
- the LOC122026537 gene encoding uncharacterized protein LOC122026537, whose product MRLINNVKCKLQKLRDSGWDILLEDVKKFCNTHSIEIINMTDNINSRSHLKRDGKNKLVRLAHFYEDDFSWNEHMLVEQELETYIDDARSDERFEGISDLGALAKKMIETMKNRVFPLVYRMIELALLLPVATATVERLFSTMNIVKTYLRNRIGDEWMNDSLVVYIKKDVFNTVDNEPIL is encoded by the exons ATGCGTTTGATCAATAATGTGAAATGCAAATTGCAAAAGTTGAGAGATTCTGGATGGGATATTTTACTTGAGGATGTGAAGAAGTTTTGTAACACTCATTccattgaaataattaatatgaCAGATAACATCAACAGCCGTAGTCACTTGAAGAGAGATGgaaaaaat AAGTTAGTGCGTCTAGCTCATTTTTATGAggatgatttttcttggaatgaGCATATGTTGGTTGAACAAGAGCTTGAAACATATATTGATGACGCCAGATCAGATGAACGATTTGAAGGCATTTCAGATTTGGGAGCTCTTGCAAAGAAAATGATTGAAACAATGAAGAACCGTGTATTTCCTTTGGTTTATCGGATGATTGAGCTAGCCTTACTTCTTCCAGTTGCTACTGCAACCGTTGAAAGATTGTTTTCGACAATGAATATTGTCAAAACATATTTGCGAAATAGGATTggagatgaatggatgaatgaTAGTTTGGTAGTCTATATCAAGAAAGATGTTTTTAATACTGTCGACAATGAGCCAATTTTATAG